From a region of the Halanaerobium hydrogeniformans genome:
- a CDS encoding fructose bisphosphate aldolase produces MNKKQFEVMKNEDGFIAALDQSGGSTPGALEGYGIPESEYENRDEMFELIHQMRTRVITSPVFSSGYIIGAILFKHTMRNKMEGKYTADYLWEDKGIVPILKVDEGKEEIKNGVQLMKKMTELDDLLKEAEKHNVFATKMRSVIHEANQAGIKEIVAQQFEYGKKIAAAGFVPILEPEINIHSEDKAECEKIMKEEIIKNLAELDDDEIIMFKLTLPEEADFYQELIEDPNVLRVAALSGGYSRDEATTKLANNNKMIASFSRALLQDLHVEQTDEQFNIAMKDAVMEIYQASIT; encoded by the coding sequence ATGAATAAAAAGCAGTTTGAAGTAATGAAAAATGAGGATGGTTTTATTGCGGCTTTAGATCAGAGTGGTGGTAGTACTCCCGGTGCTTTAGAAGGTTATGGAATTCCAGAATCTGAATATGAGAACAGAGACGAGATGTTCGAGCTTATTCATCAAATGCGGACAAGAGTTATTACGAGCCCTGTCTTTAGTTCTGGCTATATTATAGGGGCAATTCTTTTCAAACACACTATGCGAAACAAGATGGAAGGAAAATATACAGCAGATTATCTCTGGGAAGATAAAGGAATAGTTCCCATTTTGAAAGTTGACGAGGGTAAAGAAGAAATAAAAAACGGTGTTCAGCTGATGAAGAAGATGACAGAGCTCGATGATTTGCTCAAAGAGGCCGAAAAGCACAATGTTTTTGCTACAAAAATGCGTTCTGTAATCCATGAAGCAAATCAAGCTGGGATTAAAGAAATAGTTGCACAGCAGTTTGAGTACGGTAAAAAAATAGCTGCAGCTGGTTTTGTTCCAATTTTGGAGCCTGAAATCAATATTCACAGTGAAGATAAAGCTGAATGTGAAAAGATAATGAAAGAAGAGATAATCAAAAATCTGGCGGAACTAGATGATGACGAGATAATCATGTTTAAACTTACCCTACCTGAAGAAGCTGATTTTTATCAGGAATTGATCGAAGACCCTAATGTTTTAAGGGTAGCTGCTTTATCTGGAGGTTACAGCAGAGATGAGGCAACAACTAAACTCGCTAATAATAACAAAATGATAGCTAGTTTTTCCAGGGCACTACTGCAGGATCTCCATGTTGAGCAAACAGATGAACAGTTCAATATAGCGATGAAGGATGCAGTAATGGAGATTTATCAAGCTTCAATAACTTAA
- a CDS encoding epoxyqueuosine reductase — translation MKNKLKKIVKEYISEYQSDSDIKSSWREPLLEFAAADDPLFEDFKKIISPSHVLPEDILSGAKTVLAYFIPFSKEIVNSNLTGEYSSREWAVAYVETNQLIADLNQHLKKKLAEKGWQVSSIPATHHFDKERLISDWSHRHAAYAAGLAKFGINNMLITEKGCAGRVGTLITDLKIEPSQPIDKELCLNKAGENCQKCVDNCVNDSLKVDSFARFKCYEQLLKNDQFFSELGLTDVCGKCSVGLPCSFRAPL, via the coding sequence TTGAAAAACAAGCTAAAGAAAATAGTCAAAGAATATATTTCAGAATATCAAAGTGACTCAGATATTAAAAGTTCCTGGAGAGAACCACTGCTTGAATTTGCAGCAGCAGATGACCCTTTATTTGAAGATTTTAAAAAAATCATCAGTCCCAGTCATGTTTTACCGGAAGATATACTATCTGGTGCAAAAACTGTTTTAGCCTATTTTATACCTTTTAGCAAAGAAATTGTTAATTCTAATTTAACTGGAGAATACAGCTCAAGAGAATGGGCGGTTGCTTATGTAGAAACAAACCAGTTAATTGCAGATTTAAATCAGCATCTAAAGAAAAAACTGGCTGAAAAAGGCTGGCAGGTAAGCAGCATTCCAGCTACCCATCACTTTGATAAAGAACGTTTGATTAGTGACTGGTCTCACCGCCATGCTGCTTATGCTGCAGGATTAGCTAAATTTGGCATCAACAATATGTTGATTACCGAGAAGGGATGTGCAGGTCGAGTAGGAACCCTGATCACTGATTTAAAAATAGAGCCATCACAGCCGATAGATAAAGAACTTTGCTTAAATAAGGCGGGGGAAAACTGTCAAAAGTGTGTTGACAACTGTGTTAATGATTCACTGAAGGTAGATTCTTTTGCCCGTTTTAAGTGTTATGAGCAGCTTTTGAAAAATGATCAATTTTTTTCAGAGCTGGGTCTAACAGATGTCTGTGGAAAATGTTCGGTTGGTCTACCCTGTTCTTTTAGAGCACCACTTTAA
- a CDS encoding SDR family oxidoreductase, protein MDLAISGNSAIVIASSSGLGKAAAESLLKEGVSVIINGRDEKRLQESADELKKLQAGRVIAVQGDITKKEDLKKIVQTAVDEYGRIDHLVTSAGGPPSLSFLDSEEEDWYYAFDLLLMSVVRLVKEAFPYLKKDGGGTIVNITSISVKEAINDLVLSNSVRMAVIGLMKTLSKELAPELRANAVLSGFHETKRVQDLFEKQIADGKFQSYEQALDSKRKNIPLQKIGSPAELGDLIAFLSSPKSSYINGSSIVIDGGSSASNL, encoded by the coding sequence ATGGATTTAGCAATCAGCGGCAATTCAGCAATAGTTATCGCCTCAAGCAGTGGCCTGGGTAAGGCAGCAGCAGAATCACTGCTTAAAGAAGGAGTCAGTGTGATAATCAACGGTAGGGATGAAAAGCGGCTTCAAGAAAGTGCAGATGAGTTAAAAAAACTTCAGGCTGGTAGAGTAATTGCAGTTCAGGGTGATATCACCAAAAAAGAAGATCTTAAAAAAATTGTGCAGACAGCAGTTGATGAATACGGGAGAATTGACCACCTTGTTACTTCAGCTGGTGGACCACCTTCTCTTTCTTTTCTGGACTCTGAGGAAGAAGACTGGTATTATGCATTTGACCTCTTATTGATGAGTGTTGTAAGACTTGTTAAAGAAGCATTTCCCTATCTAAAAAAAGATGGTGGGGGAACAATAGTAAATATCACCTCAATCAGTGTTAAAGAGGCGATTAATGACCTGGTACTCTCAAATTCTGTTAGAATGGCTGTGATAGGTTTAATGAAAACCCTCTCAAAAGAGTTGGCACCAGAGCTTAGGGCTAATGCTGTTTTGTCCGGTTTTCATGAAACTAAAAGGGTTCAGGATCTTTTTGAAAAACAGATTGCAGATGGTAAGTTCCAGAGTTATGAGCAAGCTTTAGATTCAAAAAGAAAAAACATACCTCTGCAAAAAATAGGATCACCTGCTGAGTTAGGTGATTTGATAGCATTTTTATCTTCGCCAAAATCAAGCTATATTAATGGTAGCTCGATCGTGATTGATGGAGGTTCCAGTGCTTCTAATCTTTAA
- a CDS encoding fructose bisphosphate aldolase, translating to MNKKQFEFMMNGRGFIAALDQSGGSTPGALEGYGISEDEYEGEEEMFDLIHQMRTRVISSPAFTSKKILGAILFKETMERSMEGMPTGDYLWEEKGVIPFLKVDQGKEETEDGVQLMKEMTELDQLLERAKENNIFGTKMRSVIHSANPKGIKKIVEQQFEYGKRIVEAGFIPILEPEVNIDIDDKAEAEEILKDEILKQLEKLESDKIFMFKLSIPDQPDFYTELIEHPQVLRVVALSGGYSQQEAVDKLSENHGLIASFSRALLQDLQVEQSDEEFDEVLKDAVDKIYQASIT from the coding sequence ATGAATAAAAAACAGTTCGAATTTATGATGAATGGTAGAGGATTTATTGCAGCTCTTGATCAGAGTGGTGGTAGTACACCCGGTGCTCTTGAAGGTTATGGAATATCAGAAGATGAATATGAAGGTGAAGAAGAGATGTTTGATCTTATTCATCAAATGCGGACACGGGTAATAAGCAGTCCTGCTTTTACTTCCAAAAAAATACTGGGAGCAATTTTGTTTAAAGAAACCATGGAACGCTCTATGGAAGGAATGCCGACCGGAGATTATCTCTGGGAAGAAAAAGGTGTTATTCCCTTCCTTAAAGTAGACCAGGGTAAAGAGGAAACTGAAGATGGGGTTCAACTGATGAAAGAGATGACCGAGCTAGATCAGCTGCTCGAAAGAGCGAAAGAAAACAATATTTTCGGTACCAAGATGCGCTCTGTTATCCATAGTGCAAACCCAAAAGGCATTAAAAAAATAGTTGAGCAGCAGTTTGAATATGGTAAAAGAATAGTTGAGGCTGGATTTATTCCCATCTTAGAACCAGAGGTTAATATCGATATCGATGATAAAGCAGAAGCTGAAGAAATCTTAAAAGATGAGATTTTAAAACAGCTGGAAAAACTTGAATCAGATAAAATTTTCATGTTCAAACTTTCAATTCCAGATCAACCTGATTTTTATACAGAATTAATAGAACATCCACAGGTACTAAGAGTTGTAGCTCTTTCTGGTGGTTACAGTCAGCAGGAAGCTGTTGATAAACTAAGTGAAAATCACGGTTTAATCGCCAGTTTCTCAAGAGCGCTGCTCCAGGATCTACAGGTTGAGCAGAGTGATGAAGAATTTGATGAGGTCTTAAAAGATGCGGTTGATAAAATATATCAGGCTTCAATAACTTAA
- a CDS encoding DUF5684 domain-containing protein, with translation MNEELIRLSYYLFGTICIWLLFIEAGEKGWKSLIPIYNIYIIIKITDKPTWWLILLFIPIANVIIGLILFVTFIKKFNQPAWHAILMLFLPHFYVFYIAFSEKIVYKDL, from the coding sequence GTGAATGAAGAACTTATCCGCCTCTCATATTATCTTTTTGGAACCATCTGCATCTGGCTTCTATTTATCGAAGCAGGTGAAAAGGGCTGGAAATCTCTAATCCCAATCTATAATATCTATATCATCATAAAAATTACCGATAAACCGACCTGGTGGCTAATCTTACTCTTTATCCCCATCGCCAATGTGATAATTGGGCTGATATTATTTGTCACTTTTATCAAAAAGTTCAATCAGCCTGCCTGGCATGCAATTTTGATGCTGTTTTTGCCCCATTTCTATGTTTTCTATATAGCTTTTAGCGAAAAAATAGTCTACAAGGATCTTTAA
- a CDS encoding helix-turn-helix domain-containing protein, whose product MKVKEKKLIKMHSLLETIKLLNSEKNVDTILKTLMSKSLELTPGGDMGAIFLMNEKSGFLEVYASFGMGDAVKDVQLKPGESMTGQTYSKKETMFFRDSKAVQEAMNKMRNKNKRLAIEARVLAEKIQGAICCPLIYKNEVIGVLVVDNTSDEYSLKDEDVEFLNDISVQATIAIINARNYKRQLQTNKKLQKYNRIIQEQKNKYKYTNSLHTKLTNMILSGSSIKDILQELKNMIGKDIFILDIFYNLRYHSFAKDFNLSKISDNIAELIPYLRQEKTFYIKNSLDINFVIFPIIVKKEVMGWFCVVNECRNKLDELETVTAERATTIIALELIKEQEISDMEQSLKGDFLDSLLINNDCAFIKKSALSYGFNFDKSHQIIVIDFSLQSKDEQESKKLLKKYYNLINKKSKEFFPNSIALIKRNMIIIIVEELHDEAEEKIKNFNLKLKKLFSPIFAFKEDDFSYKMVISSSFKKIDDFKETYFQALNTLPMLESEKDKNYAFYDQQEIKKLLSKNEAEELAAFAEKILKPLKNYNNSSKNDLIKTLKVYLQSNCSWTTSKEKLHIHGNTLSYRLNRIKEILNIDFDDYNDRLKLQLAFEIEDII is encoded by the coding sequence ATGAAGGTGAAAGAAAAAAAACTAATAAAAATGCATTCGCTTTTGGAAACGATAAAACTATTAAACTCCGAAAAAAATGTAGATACAATCTTAAAAACACTGATGAGCAAATCACTTGAACTTACCCCTGGTGGTGATATGGGGGCCATCTTTTTGATGAACGAAAAAAGTGGTTTTCTAGAAGTATATGCTTCTTTTGGAATGGGAGATGCTGTTAAAGATGTACAGTTAAAACCCGGAGAATCGATGACAGGTCAGACATACTCTAAAAAAGAAACAATGTTTTTTAGAGACAGCAAAGCTGTTCAAGAAGCGATGAACAAAATGCGTAACAAAAATAAGCGCCTGGCAATTGAGGCTAGAGTATTAGCCGAAAAAATACAGGGAGCAATCTGCTGTCCACTGATCTATAAAAATGAGGTAATAGGTGTTCTGGTTGTAGATAATACCAGTGACGAATATTCACTTAAAGATGAAGATGTAGAATTTTTAAATGATATTTCCGTCCAGGCGACCATCGCTATCATAAATGCCAGAAATTATAAAAGGCAGCTGCAAACAAATAAAAAGCTGCAAAAATATAACCGGATTATTCAGGAACAAAAAAATAAATATAAATATACAAATAGTCTTCATACAAAATTAACCAATATGATTTTAAGTGGTTCTTCAATTAAAGATATACTACAGGAATTAAAAAACATGATCGGCAAAGATATTTTTATCCTGGATATTTTTTATAATCTGCGCTATCATTCTTTTGCCAAAGATTTTAACTTAAGTAAGATAAGTGATAATATAGCCGAACTGATCCCTTATTTGAGACAAGAAAAAACATTCTATATAAAAAACTCACTAGATATTAACTTTGTAATTTTTCCGATAATCGTTAAAAAAGAAGTTATGGGCTGGTTTTGTGTGGTCAATGAATGCAGAAATAAACTGGATGAACTTGAGACGGTAACAGCCGAAAGAGCAACAACGATCATCGCTTTAGAGCTAATTAAAGAGCAGGAGATCTCAGATATGGAGCAGTCATTGAAGGGAGATTTCCTTGACAGCCTGCTGATCAATAATGATTGTGCTTTCATAAAAAAATCTGCTTTAAGTTATGGTTTTAACTTTGATAAAAGCCATCAGATAATAGTCATCGATTTTTCACTTCAATCAAAAGATGAACAGGAGAGCAAAAAGCTGCTGAAAAAATATTATAATCTAATCAACAAAAAGAGCAAAGAGTTTTTCCCCAACTCGATCGCCCTGATCAAAAGAAATATGATTATTATTATTGTGGAAGAACTGCATGATGAAGCTGAAGAAAAAATCAAAAACTTTAATTTGAAATTAAAAAAATTGTTTTCCCCTATTTTTGCTTTTAAAGAAGATGATTTTTCCTATAAGATGGTAATCAGCAGCTCCTTTAAAAAAATTGATGATTTTAAAGAAACATATTTTCAGGCCTTAAATACCCTACCGATGCTTGAAAGTGAAAAGGATAAAAACTATGCTTTTTATGATCAACAGGAAATCAAAAAATTGCTCAGCAAAAACGAAGCTGAAGAACTAGCAGCTTTTGCCGAAAAAATACTTAAACCACTTAAAAATTACAATAATTCATCTAAAAATGATCTTATCAAAACCCTAAAAGTCTATCTGCAGAGCAACTGCAGCTGGACAACAAGCAAGGAAAAACTGCATATCCATGGAAATACCCTAAGTTATCGCTTAAACAGGATCAAGGAAATTTTAAATATTGACTTTGATGATTATAATGACCGCTTAAAACTACAGTTGGCTTTTGAAATTGAGGATATTATTTAG
- a CDS encoding Zn-dependent hydrolase, with the protein MESSLKRIKKHLIKLSEFNTDSGEGLSRFTFTKEEEAARQYLKNELKKIGVEAYEDQAGNLFGRIAGDNPDAPAIMIGSHYDSVKNGGHFDGPAGVIMGLEIMTLLQEEGFKPQYPIEFVALIEEEGGRFGSGLYGSRAMVGAISYQDLLNYKDKAGISMAEELKNHGFDPKKIKDAARDPESIKAFIELHIEQGPVLENEAKDVGLVDFIVGINEFKVKLKGRPDHAGTTPMDMRKDALLSAARVVQEVEKAALKAANGTVATVGEMEVKPGAANIVPGEVEFSVDIRSKSAELVEQVKNDIRSILAEEEKNAAVEWEINELLSVDPIPLSEEILVLFEESARENNFSYKKMISGAGHDAMVMAGMTDVGLVFVPSKGGRSHCPEEWTDYEDLQKGIEVIYQAVKKLGGQDG; encoded by the coding sequence ATGGAAAGCAGTTTAAAAAGAATAAAAAAGCATTTAATAAAGCTTTCAGAGTTCAATACAGATTCAGGAGAAGGTTTAAGCAGATTCACCTTTACTAAAGAGGAAGAAGCAGCAAGACAATATTTAAAAAATGAACTGAAAAAAATCGGGGTTGAGGCCTATGAAGATCAGGCCGGAAATTTATTCGGCAGGATCGCTGGAGATAATCCTGATGCTCCAGCAATTATGATCGGGTCTCATTATGATTCTGTAAAAAATGGTGGTCATTTTGATGGACCTGCAGGAGTAATAATGGGCTTAGAAATTATGACCCTATTACAAGAAGAGGGTTTTAAGCCCCAATATCCAATTGAGTTTGTAGCTTTAATCGAAGAAGAAGGTGGTAGATTTGGCTCCGGACTTTATGGAAGTAGAGCTATGGTTGGTGCAATATCTTATCAGGATCTGCTTAATTACAAGGATAAAGCTGGAATATCTATGGCAGAAGAGCTTAAAAACCACGGTTTTGATCCTAAAAAGATTAAAGATGCAGCAAGAGATCCAGAATCCATCAAGGCCTTTATCGAGCTTCATATCGAACAGGGGCCGGTTTTAGAAAATGAGGCAAAAGATGTAGGTTTGGTCGACTTTATCGTTGGCATCAATGAGTTTAAAGTTAAGCTCAAGGGCCGACCCGATCATGCTGGAACAACCCCGATGGATATGCGCAAGGATGCACTTTTAAGTGCGGCAAGAGTAGTGCAGGAGGTTGAAAAGGCTGCCTTAAAAGCAGCTAATGGTACTGTTGCTACTGTTGGTGAAATGGAGGTAAAACCTGGAGCTGCAAATATAGTTCCGGGAGAAGTTGAATTTTCGGTTGATATAAGATCCAAATCAGCTGAGCTTGTTGAACAGGTTAAAAATGATATCCGCAGTATCTTAGCAGAAGAAGAAAAAAATGCTGCTGTTGAATGGGAGATAAATGAATTATTGAGTGTAGATCCAATACCTTTATCTGAAGAAATACTGGTCCTTTTTGAAGAAAGTGCCCGGGAAAATAATTTTAGTTATAAAAAAATGATCAGTGGGGCAGGTCATGATGCGATGGTTATGGCTGGAATGACAGATGTGGGTCTTGTCTTTGTACCCAGCAAAGGTGGTAGAAGCCACTGTCCTGAAGAATGGACAGATTATGAGGACCTCCAAAAAGGTATAGAGGTAATTTATCAGGCTGTTAAGAAATTGGGTGGTCAGGATGGATAA
- a CDS encoding M20 family metallopeptidase encodes MDKIKDLAEKYFDYAVEMRREFHMHPEASMQEERTSARVAEELEKLGLETEIVAGTGVVATIEGKKGAKTIALRADMDALELDEENDIEYKSKNDGLMHGCGHDGHTAGLLTAARIINDLKDEFKGRVKLLFQPGEEVAEGAKAMVEAGVLADVDSIMGIHLWNELETTKVSLEAGPRMAAVNLFKIDVKGKGGHGSMPQQGVDALTAGAAIVMNLQSIVSREISPLDPSVLSVGIFKSGSRFNVLPGKAYLEGTTRCFSRELNDKFPQMIERVASETAQGYRASIEMEYNKLTLPCINDEELTEIGQKSVVDLFGEQSLAHVEKTTGGEDFSFYTAEVPGVFAFVGSKNEDKVEYHPHHHPKFNIDEAALKVSAALYAKFALDFLST; translated from the coding sequence ATGGATAAGATCAAAGATCTAGCAGAAAAATATTTTGATTATGCTGTAGAGATGCGCCGAGAATTTCATATGCATCCAGAAGCAAGCATGCAGGAAGAAAGGACTTCTGCCAGGGTGGCAGAAGAACTGGAAAAGCTTGGTTTAGAAACAGAAATTGTTGCCGGGACAGGTGTTGTAGCAACTATAGAAGGTAAAAAAGGTGCTAAGACGATCGCTCTTAGAGCTGATATGGATGCTTTAGAACTGGATGAAGAAAATGATATAGAATATAAATCAAAAAATGATGGTCTGATGCACGGCTGTGGTCATGATGGCCATACCGCAGGACTGCTGACAGCCGCCAGAATAATTAACGATCTGAAAGATGAATTCAAGGGCAGGGTTAAACTGCTCTTTCAACCCGGTGAAGAAGTAGCAGAGGGTGCCAAAGCTATGGTTGAAGCAGGTGTACTGGCTGATGTGGACTCTATAATGGGGATTCATCTCTGGAATGAGTTGGAAACAACTAAGGTATCACTTGAAGCTGGCCCCAGGATGGCTGCTGTAAATCTATTTAAGATCGATGTCAAAGGTAAGGGTGGACATGGTTCAATGCCTCAGCAGGGTGTTGATGCCCTAACAGCAGGGGCAGCAATAGTTATGAATCTGCAGTCTATTGTCAGCAGAGAAATAAGCCCACTCGATCCTTCGGTGTTAAGTGTCGGTATTTTTAAATCAGGTTCCAGATTTAATGTACTGCCGGGTAAAGCCTATCTGGAGGGGACAACCCGTTGTTTTAGTAGGGAACTAAATGATAAATTTCCTCAAATGATAGAAAGGGTAGCTTCGGAAACAGCTCAGGGTTATAGAGCTTCGATAGAGATGGAATATAATAAGCTGACCCTTCCCTGTATAAATGATGAAGAGCTGACAGAGATCGGCCAAAAGTCGGTGGTAGATCTTTTTGGTGAGCAAAGCTTAGCCCATGTAGAAAAAACTACCGGTGGAGAGGATTTCTCATTTTATACTGCAGAGGTTCCAGGAGTTTTTGCCTTTGTCGGTTCCAAAAATGAGGACAAGGTAGAATATCATCCCCATCATCATCCGAAGTTTAATATTGATGAAGCTGCTTTAAAGGTCTCTGCAGCTCTTTATGCAAAATTCGCCCTGGATTTTTTAAGCACTTAA
- a CDS encoding M20 family metallopeptidase — MDFNELLTAEKEYLIELRREFHKNPEKSWHEYQTSRRIKEELDKIGVKYQSFAGTGVVAVIEGAEEGKTVALRADMDALELDEETELSFKSENEGLMHACGHDGHTAMLLTAARALVKVKDKLSGKIKLIFQPAEEMVAGAKEMVKEGALEDVEAVLGIHLWSGLKTGIINVEAGPRMASGDYVMIDFIGAGGHGSLPQQTVDPIAAASAFVMESQAVMSRESSPLDPVVFTIGKIDSGSRFNIIPSQAALEGTLRCFSEESRTAASEAIKRFAKKTASAYRAEAEVEIKEGTPPTVNDPQIVEYAQRAARQIVGDENLVSMQKTTGSEDMAYYLREVPGCMAFVGAGFEDQSKNFPHHHPEFNLNEESLLIGASLYFNFALNFLNND; from the coding sequence ATGGATTTCAATGAACTTTTAACTGCAGAAAAAGAATATTTAATAGAACTTAGAAGAGAATTCCATAAAAACCCTGAAAAAAGCTGGCATGAATATCAGACCTCCCGGAGAATAAAGGAAGAGTTAGATAAAATAGGGGTTAAATATCAAAGTTTTGCTGGTACAGGAGTTGTTGCAGTAATCGAGGGAGCAGAAGAAGGTAAAACAGTTGCTCTAAGAGCTGATATGGATGCTTTAGAATTAGACGAGGAAACAGAGCTCAGCTTTAAATCAGAAAATGAAGGTTTAATGCATGCCTGTGGTCATGATGGTCATACCGCAATGCTGTTAACAGCAGCAAGGGCTCTTGTTAAGGTTAAAGATAAATTATCAGGAAAGATAAAACTTATCTTCCAACCAGCAGAAGAAATGGTTGCCGGGGCCAAAGAGATGGTAAAAGAGGGAGCTCTAGAAGATGTGGAGGCAGTGTTAGGTATCCATCTCTGGAGTGGTTTAAAAACAGGGATAATAAACGTTGAAGCTGGCCCGAGAATGGCCTCAGGTGATTATGTTATGATAGATTTTATCGGTGCAGGAGGTCATGGCTCACTTCCCCAGCAGACCGTAGATCCAATTGCAGCAGCGTCAGCTTTTGTGATGGAATCCCAGGCTGTTATGAGTCGGGAAAGTAGTCCTTTAGATCCGGTTGTTTTTACAATCGGTAAAATAGATTCGGGAAGTAGATTCAATATAATTCCTTCTCAGGCTGCATTAGAAGGAACCCTGCGCTGTTTTAGTGAGGAATCAAGGACTGCTGCTTCAGAAGCTATCAAGAGATTTGCTAAAAAAACTGCTTCAGCATATAGGGCGGAAGCTGAGGTTGAGATTAAGGAAGGAACACCTCCTACAGTTAATGATCCTCAGATCGTTGAATATGCTCAAAGGGCTGCCCGTCAAATCGTTGGTGATGAAAATTTAGTTTCAATGCAGAAAACAACCGGCAGTGAAGATATGGCATATTATTTGAGAGAGGTTCCAGGCTGTATGGCTTTTGTAGGGGCTGGATTTGAGGATCAAAGTAAAAACTTTCCTCATCATCACCCTGAGTTTAATTTAAATGAAGAAAGCCTTTTGATAGGTGCCTCACTTTACTTTAATTTTGCCCTGAATTTCTTAAATAATGATTGA